A single Corticium candelabrum chromosome 16, ooCorCand1.1, whole genome shotgun sequence DNA region contains:
- the LOC134191800 gene encoding uncharacterized protein LOC134191800, whose protein sequence is MESAIHTTQSFLDANWDKEDFCCLKIDMTNAFNECSRPAFLSRLRREFPELFAWAQWSYHVPSEMRYGRHQILSTAGVQQGDPLSPLLFSLVILELLDSIGAISNLHLQIWYLDDGTFFGSRESVSSLLQSVSEKGPSYGLHVNLNKCELYWPSGDQAFPLFPSQVRRLSEGVELLGSPVHGSVDFFRSSISKRVDKVLESQTLLSNLEDPQVELHLLRSCQSICKINHLLRTVTPALLTDQLRRFDVGLRRSLEIICRSSITDTAWLQATLPVRLGGLGLREAVKSAPAAYVGSCNSTKLLVQDFLRKACNSLASTNVHVPTSLLLEESESYLQSCSFLKNEHSHLLLDFNNSTQRQIQSKLDADLFNCLLNNASLRDRARLNSISTPHAGAWLRAIPNPNLGLYMD, encoded by the exons ATGGAATCAGCTATTCACACCACACAATCGTTTCTTGATGCTAACTGGGATAAAGAAGACTTCTGTTGCTTGAAAATTGACATGACTAATGCTTTTAATGAGTGCTCCAGACCAGCCTTTCTTTCACGTTTGCGGAGAGAATTTCCAGAATTATTTGCATGGGCTCAGTGGTCCTACCACGTACCTAGTGAGATGCGTTACGGTAGGCATCAAATCTTATCTACAGCTGGTGTCCAACAGGGAGATCCCTTGAGCCCTCTTCTGTTCTCACTTGTGATTCTGGAATTATTGGATTCTATTGGCGCTATTTCGAACCTACACCTTCAAATTTGGTATTTGGATGATGGGACATTTTTCGGCTCGAGAGAGTCTGTATCTTCTTTATTACAAAGTGTTTCGGAAAAGGGTCCCAGTTATGGCTTACATGTCAACTTAAATAAATGTGAACTATACTGGCCGTCTGGAGACCAAGCTTTTCCCTTGTTTCCCAGTCAAGTCAGACGTTTGTCAGAAGGGGTTGAGTTGCTAGGATCACCAGTCCATGGCTCTGTAGACTTTTTCAGATCATCTATATCCAAACGTGTTGATAAAGTCTTGGAGTCTCAAACGCTTCTGAGTAACCTTGAGGATCCACAAGTTGAATTGCATTTGCTACGGAGCTGTCAGAGTATCTGTAAAATCAATCATTTGTTACGTACTGTGACTCCTGCTTTGTTGACAGACCAATTACGCCGTTTCGATGTCGGCTTACGTCGATCTTTGGAAATCATCTGTCGATCCTCCATTACAGACACAGCATGGTTGCAGGCTACACTACCTGTACGACTTGGGGGTCTCGGTTTGAGAGAAGCAGTCAAGTCTGCACCAGCTGCATACGTGGGGAGTTGTAATTCCACAAAATTGTTAGTCCAAGATTTCCTTAGGAAAGCTTGTAATTCTCTGGCCTCAACAAACGTACACGTTCCGACTTCACTGCTATTGGAAGAATCTGAAAGTTATCTTCAGAGTTGTTCCTTTCTGAAAAACGAACACAGTCATTTGCTTCTAGATTTCAACAACTCGACTCAACGACAAATTCAATCAAAACTCGATGctgatttattcaattgtttattGAACAATGCCAGCTTGAGAGACAGAGCTCGTTTAAATTCCATCAGTACACCCCATGCGGGAGCGTGGTTGAGGGCAATACCAAACCCTAATCTCGGCCTTTACAT GGATTAA
- the LOC134192180 gene encoding uncharacterized protein LOC134192180: protein MFPSPPTSILCTCRQHIDPFGDHLISCGTGPERTRRHNALAEVIFQALLVENKDVVKEVRCSGSDESRPGDVFHPDFLEGKPAYFDITVRNSLQPLYVTKAAVRAGAAAEAGEEQKDTRHEANVLATGGLFYPLVLETLGFWSPFSIKTLKAIASKTSAVSGIRFHQAFQNLTQQLSVQLWKYNARMLFRRIQLEVQDIDSWDIPTVA from the coding sequence ATGTTTCCCTCTCCTCCAACTTCGATCCTGTGCACTTGTCGTCAACACATCGATCCTTTTGGAGATCACCTCATCAGCTGTGGTACAGGTCCAGAACGCACCAGAAGACACAACGCATTGGCAGAAGTCATTTTCCAGGCGTTATTAGTTGAGAATAAAGACGTGGTAAAGGAAGTGAGATGCAGTGGTAGTGACGAAAGTCGTCcaggtgatgtttttcatcctgacttttTAGAGGGCAAACCAGCTTATTTCGACATAACAGTCAGAAACTCATTGCAGCCATTGTACGTGACAAAAGCAGCAGTAAGGGCTGGGGCAGCAGCTGAAGCAGGTGAAGAACAGAAGGACACACGTCACGAAGCAAACGTTCTGGCAACAGGTGGTCTTTTTTACCCCTTGGTATTGGAAACATTGGGTTTCTGGTCTCCGTTCAGCATTAAAACGTTAAAAGCTATTGCATCTAAAACTTCAGCTGTCAGCGGAATTCGATTCCATCAAGCTTTCCAGAATTTGACGCAACAACTTTCGGTACAGTTGTGGAAATACAATGCAAGGATGTTGTTCAGAAGAATTCaacttgaagtacaggacattgatagttgggatatacccACCGTAGCGTAG